GTCCCCGCGCTTAGCGTCAAAAATAATCGGAATCTCGGGGTGCTCGGCGCGCAGGTAGTCGCACGTTTGCTTGAGTGCCTCAATTCCCTCGGCCCCGTGCGCTTCATAAAACGCCGCGTTGGGCTTGTAGGCACACACCAGATCGTGCGTCGCCTCGATGATTGCCTTATTAAACGCAAACTGGCCCACACCGCGCGGCAGCTTCGCGTACCCCGGATCAAGCCCCACACACAAGAGCGAATCTGATCGCTCCACGGCCCGCTTCAGCTTTTCGGAAAATTTCATGCTACCATTTAAGCTAACATGCAACCCGTGAACCAACAACCTATCTACGATCCCGCCAAGACCTACGCCTACAATTTTAAGAAAGGTCCGTTTGGCGAATTTGCCATGCCCACGCGCTATCACAACAAAGGCGCCATGCCGTTTACCTTTCTCGGACGCCCGATCTTCTCGCCGTTTGGCATTCCTGCCGGCCCGCTGCTCAACGCCAAATATGTTGCGGCCGCCCTCGCCAAGGGCTTCGACGTGGTCGTCTACAAAACCCAGCGCTCCGCCAAATTTGAGCCCAACAAATTCCCCAACGTCCTCTACGTCGACGTCGACGGCGACCTCACGCTCGAAAAAGCCGCCCATCCGCTGGTCGGCCACACCACCACCCATCGGCCGCCCACGGAGCTCACCATCACCAACTCCTTTGGCATGCCTTCCGGCGGCCCCGATTTTTGGCTGACCGATTTTCGCCATGCGCTGGCGGCACAGGGCCGCGGCCAGCTCGTGATTTTGAGTGTGGTTGGCACCATCCGGCCCGGCTTTAGCCAAGACGATTACTACAACGACTTCGCCGCCACCGCCAAGCTCGGCGCCGACGCCGGCGCATCCGTCATCGAGGTCAATCTCTCGTGCCCCAACGTCGCCAACGAGGGCGTCATTTGCTACACCCCGCCGGCCGTCGCCGAAATCTGCCGCCGCGTCAAAGCCGCCGTCGGTTCCGTGCCCCTCATCACCAAAATCGGCTACTACACACCGCAGCAGCAAGCCCTGCTCGAAACCGTTGTGAAGGAGATGGCGCCGTACGTGGATGCCATCTCCGCCATCAACACCATCGCTGCGCCCATCGTCGACGAGCACGGCGAGCAAGCGCTGCCCGGCCCCAACCGCCTCCGCAGCGGCATGTGCGGCGCCGGCATCAAGTGGGCCGGCCTCGACATGGTTCGCCGCCTCGCCGCCCTGCGCACCAAACTCGGCCTCAGCTACGAAATCGTCGGCGTCGGCGGCGTGATGACCCCGGCCGACTACCGCCAGTACCGCGACGCCGGCGCCGATCTCGTGCAATCCGCCACCGGCGCCATGTGGAACCCCGATCTCGCCATCGACATCAAAGCCGCCGGTTTATAAACCGTAACCACGCGACGCTCGCTCCCCACTAAGCCCCACTATTCCACTTCTCGGAATAGTCGCACAATATCATAAAATTTAGGCTTAGCGAAGCCATAATTCGACATAAATCCTCAACTATTCCAGAAAATGGAATAGCTGTCATACGCGTATCCCGAAGCCCTATACCAGCCGTCCGCTCCCTGGCGCCGCCAGCACCACGCCGTCCTCGTACACCACGGCGCCTCGTAGCGTCACGCGCTTCACCCGCCCGAAGCCGGTTCGGCCCGCAAACGGCGTCCAGGCCGCCCGCGACTGCATGCCCTCGGCACTCATTTCAAAACCCACCGGCTCCACCTCCACGAAGGTATCGGCCTCCTCGGCCAGCCCCAGCACTCGGCGCGGACCGTCCGCCAGCTTGGCCACCAGCTGCGCCCGCGTCAGGCGCCCGTCGCGCTCGGCGGCCAGCATCAGCGGCAGGGTAGTTTCGAGCCCAGGAAAGCCAAAAGTCCCGGCCTCTTTCTCGGCCTTGGTGTGCGGTGCGTGGTCCGATTCCACCACATCGATCTCGTCGAAATGCTCCCACAAGTAATCCACATCCGCCTGCGGTTTCAGAGCCGGCCGCACCTCGCCGTAGTTCCCCAAGCGCCGCGCGTCGGCCTCGTTCAAAAACAAATGATGCGGCGTCACCCCGCACGTCACATCCACGCCCTCAGCCTTGGCGCGCAAAATCGGTTCCAATTCGGCCCGGTTCGATACATGACACACATGCACCCGCTGATCGAGAGCTTTCGCTACCCCCAGTGCCGTCACGATCACGTCCGCCTCGGCATGCAGCAAAATCGGCTTGGCGTGGCCCCAAGCCTTGAAAATCCGTTCCAAATAATCCGCATCAATCCTGTACCCACCGGTCGTCACGTTCAAGTACAGCTTCAGGCCGCTGACGCGATCCATGATGGCGGGGAATTCATCCAAATTATCCCCCAGGGAACCAAAATAAAACCCCGTGTCACACACAATTTTGCCTCGAGCACTAGCCATCTTTTCGTCCAGCACCGCCGCGGTGGTCACGGGCGTAGCGTTGTTGGGCATATCAAACACCCGCGTAAATCCACCGGCCAGAGCCGCCGCCGTACCGGAGCCAAAGTCTTCTTTGTGGGTCTGGCCGGGATCGCGCAGGTGGACATGAATATCAATCAAACCGGGCAAACGAATAAGTGGAGAAGAAGTTGTCATGCCGCCCATTATAGCGCAATGGTCTGCCCCGCCGCCCGCCCCATGATCGGGACGGGCGGCGGAACGCTCCGGCTAGCTGCAGCCGGACCAGGCGGTCGTGAACGTATCGGCACGCGCCGCCGTCACATGCGAGATCACGTTCCCGGCGCGTCCCAGCGTGGACACCAACACCGAGCCCGTGTTGTAGGCCGGTACCCAGCGGCCCGAGCGCACTGCTTGGGCCCTCGTGAAGGTGATCGGCCGGTACTGCGCCAGCGGCGCCCCCGCCTTCGGGTAGTTCGGCCGTTCCACGACGTAGTCGGCCGTTTTGGCGTTGTAGTAGCGGGCCGCGTTCGTGATTCGGCGTGTTACCACCTTTCCGGTCGTCAGGTTGGCCCAGTAGAACGTGAGGACCGTCCCGTGACTCGCGAATTCGAAGCCGAAGCGCAGCTTGTTGCCCGGGCGGGTCGCCAGCGCAATGCCGGCCACCGGCCCATTGCCGTTGCGGTCAAACACCTCCCACCACACGCCGACCCCCTGCGGGGTCACGGTGAAGCCGTTCTGGGCGAACGGCAGGCTGCCCCAGCCGCCGAGGCCCACGTACACCGCCACCGCCGAGCCGGTCCCGCACGCCGTAGTGACGCTGGGTACGACGACGTCGGCCGTGATCTTGGTGTAGCCGCCGCCCCCGTCCACGAGGCCGGCCCAGTGGCCGCTGTAGCTCTGCGAGGTCGCATCGGCCGCCGGCGCTCCGAGCCCGGCAATCGCCAGGATCGTAGCCACAGCCACGATGGCTGCCCCCAACCGACGCCAGTGGTATTGGAACTTGCGCATTGACGTTCCCCCGTCCGGTCGTGCATCTCGGCCTAGTGCCGAAATGCCGTCACGCGCTTGCACCCACTTTGCAGTTCGCCAAAATCTGCGCCGAGAGGCCCAAAATTCACGGTGAACTCCCAAATGGGAGACAAACCATAACTCAAAAGGGGGCTTCCGTCAAGATTCAGCCGGAAAGCAACGAACGAGATTGCGGGAGAGGTCGTCAGATGGCGGGGCCTCAAGTTATAATATGGTCACATGACCTACAAAGTTCACACCATCGATCATATTGGAATAGTTGTTCACGACTTTGATGGAGCGAAAGCGTTTTTCGAAGATTTCGGTTTCATTACCCGGGGCGAGCAATTCGAGGAAAGCGAGCTGCTAGACAAGGTAGTGGGGGTCAAAGGCGCTAAATCCCACATCGCCTTTATGGAGGCGCCCCACGCCCAGATAAACATCGAGCTTACCGAGTTTATTCATCCCATGACTCCATCCGTCGTAGAAGCTAATCACATCTATACGCAGGGTATACAACATATCTGCCTGGCGGTCGAAGACGTTGATGGAATCATTGAATCTGTAAAACAAAAAGGCAGAGAACTCATAACGGACGTCATAAACTACCAAGATATCTATAAATTGTGCTATTTCCGTGGCCCTGATGGCATAATCATTGAGCTAGCAGAGAAGCTATAAAAAAACAGGCTCAGGAGTCAAACATGCCTATTTATTATGAAGTCAAAATCAGCGCCGAAAATCAGGGTCAAGCCGATAAAATTGTGGATTCACTTCTCGAAAAGAAGTTAGTAACCGGCGGTCAATTCATCGTCGCGCCGGCACGGTTTCTCTGGAAGGGCAAAGTCGAGAACATGGACTACATCACTATTACTTCTTATACGACCGACAGGCACAAAGACGGGGTAATGGATGACGTTCGCAGAACCACGGCTGAAGATGTTCCTATGATTACATTCGTTGCGCCCGACGACCTTAATCAAGAGCTTCGGGACTGGATAGATAAAACGCTCGCATAGCCGTAATTGTTTGGTATTTGTACGGTAAATCAGATATAATAGTGATGGTGCAATTGTCTCGGAGTTCCAGCACCTGGCCACCAGCAGAATATCAAGATATCACAACTGGTTAACCTAATTATAGGATCTGCGCTATTTTCAAACAAGCAATAAGTGCAATGGTAGGCCAGACGTCCCAAATGTGGAACACTTTGTGGCCAAGTTTGATCAAGATGAGCGAGCGGCTTGAAGAGCTAGGCATCGGCGAGGAGGAGGGGAGCCATGTTTAATCTCTTCCGCCGCCGCACCAATCCGGCCGCCATCCTCACTTCCAAACTGTACGACGAAAGCCGTTTCTACGCCGCCCTCACTAACGACTTAAAGCGCGTCAAACGCGAAGTCGTCATCGAGAGCCCCTACCTCACCTGCAAACGCACCAGCGAGCTTCTGCCGCTCCTATCGAAGCTCGTCCGCCAAGGCGTGAGGGTGCGCATTAATACCCGCAACCCCAACCACCACGAAGAGTACATGCGCATCCAAGCCTGGATGGCCCTCAAGCAGCTCCGCGCCGCCGGCGTCAAGGTCAGAACCTGCGACGACTACCGCCACCGCAAACTCGCCATCATCGACGGCGCCATCCTCTGGGAGGGCAGCCTCAACATCCTCTCCCAAAACAACAGCCGCGAAATTATGCGCCGCACCCAGTCCGAAGAACTCTGCCGGCAGATGATCCAGTTCACCGGCCTCAACAAATGGGCGTGGTGATATACTCATGACTAATATGCACGACTACAAAATCACCGAAAAAGACATCGACGCCATGGTCAACTACCTGCGCATCTTCCACCCCGAAAACGCCAACCGGGAATACGCTGTCGAGCTCTTCAAATACCTCAAAGCCACTGCACGCCGTATGGCATTTACCGACCCCGAGGCGCTCAACAAAATTTATGATGATTACGAAAGTTCTAAGAAAGGAAGCAGGCCATGACTCAAGCGAAAAATCAGCCCGGCGCCCAATAGACTCATGCGCGACAGCCATACGGCAGGATAAAGCCATGGATAAGTCCAAGCCCAGGCGGTAAAATCTGAGACACACTATCTGGAAGGATTGGTTGATGAAGCTGTTTTTCTCTTGGCAATCCGACTCGCCCGGCAACCGCAATCTGCTTGAGCAGGCCCTCAAAGACGTGGGCAAGGACATACCGGACTTTGAGATTGATACTGCCACTCGTCTGGCGGTAGGTTCGCGCGACATTGGGGCTATGATCCTTGAGAAGATTGACGGTGCTGACTTTATGCTGGCCGACGTCACCATCCTCGACCCCGATGCCGTCCGCCCAACACCAAACCCCAATGTCATCTACGAGGCGGGATACGCTATGAAGGCTCTCGGTGAAGGTAGAGTAATTTTTGTCGCTGACCGTCGCTCGACCACTACCGCCAACCTCCCTTTCGACATTCGTAACCGCCTGATGATCTTGGCTGACTTTTCAAAGCCCGAAGCAGCGCGTAAAGAAGTGGCGGCGGTCATTAAGACCGTCACCGCCAACTACACCCCAGCCGACCCAAACGCCGGCGCACCAAAGATTACCCTGGTTAAAGATACTGAAGCTAGATGGGCCTCAAATTATTCGGATTATGGAGCTGCGTTTGAGGTGAAGTTTATTATTGATAATGACGGTGGCGGACTGACCTATGTCACTAACGCCCAACTCGTTGGCACCAACGGGGACGGCTCCCCGTTCGTCACCGATAGCTTCCGTTTTGCTGACGACGAAATTGACCATCCATACGGAGTAATGGAGGGTGCTATGGAGCAAGTGACGCTTTTTCTTGGGGCGGATCGCAGCCACCATCGCCAAATGCCCGATCTGGATCGCGATACAGTAGAGCTAGTGGTAACATTCCGGGGCGGCAGAATCGTCCGGGTTCCAGTTCGCATTGTCCAAAGCTAGTTAGGAGCGAATATGCCCACAGATCAGATCAAGATTCATGATTTCTCATACACGCTCTACCGATGGGCCTACGACTATCACAATTCCGTAAACGACCTCCTCGATAAGCACCCCGGCCTGGCAATGTTTGCAGTAAAGTACAACAACGCCTGCCTCGCCTTTGAGTTAATCATTAAGAGCCATATTGCACACAAGAACCACGCATCAACACCGGAGGCGCTCGATAAAGTTATGAGAGGCTATGGCCATAGCCTTGTCAGGCTTGCTCGATATGCCGTGGAAGAGATTGGGCTGTATCTGCCCGATGAGGACTGGAAAAAACTAGAACTAGTTGATAAATACTATGCAACCCACCAATTTCGCTATCCCCCGTATGAACCACGCAAATCAGATCTCAACCATATAGAGCTATTGGCTGCAATCAATGAACTTAGGTTTATCACGGCAACGATGCTGGTAGTAGCCCACGAACAAACTGATGGATACGCCATATCTTAGAAGCCACGGAAGTAAAAAGGACTTAGAATAGGGTCATGCAGACCAATACTCTCGACGCCTTCCTCGATAGGTATATCAGTGGCTACCTACTGGACGATATCGAGTCTATACAGTCCAAGATCCCCGTTAGTGACGAGGGGAATGGAGCTTACTTAGTGACTGGCGCAATATGCTCAGGTATTGAGCTACTTGGTACTCTCCTACAGGAGCATAAAGAATCGGGCGCGTTCCCCTTCGACCATTATTGTGCTCACTATCTATCCGAGGTTGATGAACGATATAAAGCCTTAGGTGTTTTTGGGCGTCAGCTCATTCGTAATGGCATTGCTCATACATTCTCGACAAAGGGCCTAATCGCCGTCACGCGCCAGGGAAGCCGAGAAAATACTCACCTTGTACGGTACTCCAAGTCTGAACTTTTGGTCATTAACGCCAACTACCTGCATGAAGACTTCCAAGCCGCGTACACTGAACATGCCCTGCCGAAGCTGGTAATGGGAGGGGAGCTGCGTGACCGTGCGGAAGAGAACTACGAGCGCCTGAAGAACAAATACGCTGGCGAAATCGAGGAAGCCAGAAACCAGGCCAAAAATAAGCTCAAGTCCTGGCCCTGGCGTCATGCCGAACTTGAGCCTTGGGATGGGATGACTGAGATGATCGAATATAATGGCGAAGGATTCGGCGTTAGCTAATTCGCCTCTGACTCAATTCAAATAGCAAAGGTCTGGCCTATGGAATCACTATTCGGCAAGAAAATGGAAGACTTAGAATTTCAGGATGTCGTGGATTTTTGCGACAAGCAGTATAAGGAGGGGATATTTCTTGATTACAAGCAAGACCTAAGCGGTAAAAAGTCGCTTGTTAAGACGATATGCTCATTCGCAAATACCGTAGGCGGGTGGCTAATCATCGGAGTGGAGGACGAGAGCGACAAGCCTAAGCCTCCATATAATGGTATTGAATATAATCCTCAGATTGCCTCTGCCATTCCCAATATGATTGTTGATAGTGTTTGGCCTTACATACGACCGATAGTCCAAGTTTGCGGCCCCAATGCCGACAATAAAGCTTTCATTGCGGTTTATGTTCCAGAGAGTGACGAGGCTCCCCACTGGACAGCCGATAAGTCCCATCTATACGTTAGGAGGAGCGACCGAAGCGACTCGACTGA
This portion of the Candidatus Saccharimonadia bacterium genome encodes:
- a CDS encoding G1 family glutamic endopeptidase translates to MRKFQYHWRRLGAAIVAVATILAIAGLGAPAADATSQSYSGHWAGLVDGGGGYTKITADVVVPSVTTACGTGSAVAVYVGLGGWGSLPFAQNGFTVTPQGVGVWWEVFDRNGNGPVAGIALATRPGNKLRFGFEFASHGTVLTFYWANLTTGKVVTRRITNAARYYNAKTADYVVERPNYPKAGAPLAQYRPITFTRAQAVRSGRWVPAYNTGSVLVSTLGRAGNVISHVTAARADTFTTAWSGCS
- a CDS encoding diguanylate cyclase, whose product is MNQQPIYDPAKTYAYNFKKGPFGEFAMPTRYHNKGAMPFTFLGRPIFSPFGIPAGPLLNAKYVAAALAKGFDVVVYKTQRSAKFEPNKFPNVLYVDVDGDLTLEKAAHPLVGHTTTHRPPTELTITNSFGMPSGGPDFWLTDFRHALAAQGRGQLVILSVVGTIRPGFSQDDYYNDFAATAKLGADAGASVIEVNLSCPNVANEGVICYTPPAVAEICRRVKAAVGSVPLITKIGYYTPQQQALLETVVKEMAPYVDAISAINTIAAPIVDEHGEQALPGPNRLRSGMCGAGIKWAGLDMVRRLAALRTKLGLSYEIVGVGGVMTPADYRQYRDAGADLVQSATGAMWNPDLAIDIKAAGL
- a CDS encoding phospholipase D-like domain-containing protein — translated: MFNLFRRRTNPAAILTSKLYDESRFYAALTNDLKRVKREVVIESPYLTCKRTSELLPLLSKLVRQGVRVRINTRNPNHHEEYMRIQAWMALKQLRAAGVKVRTCDDYRHRKLAIIDGAILWEGSLNILSQNNSREIMRRTQSEELCRQMIQFTGLNKWAW
- the cutA gene encoding divalent cation tolerance protein CutA: MPIYYEVKISAENQGQADKIVDSLLEKKLVTGGQFIVAPARFLWKGKVENMDYITITSYTTDRHKDGVMDDVRRTTAEDVPMITFVAPDDLNQELRDWIDKTLA
- a CDS encoding VOC family protein, with product MTYKVHTIDHIGIVVHDFDGAKAFFEDFGFITRGEQFEESELLDKVVGVKGAKSHIAFMEAPHAQINIELTEFIHPMTPSVVEANHIYTQGIQHICLAVEDVDGIIESVKQKGRELITDVINYQDIYKLCYFRGPDGIIIELAEKL
- a CDS encoding amidohydrolase family protein, producing the protein MTTSSPLIRLPGLIDIHVHLRDPGQTHKEDFGSGTAAALAGGFTRVFDMPNNATPVTTAAVLDEKMASARGKIVCDTGFYFGSLGDNLDEFPAIMDRVSGLKLYLNVTTGGYRIDADYLERIFKAWGHAKPILLHAEADVIVTALGVAKALDQRVHVCHVSNRAELEPILRAKAEGVDVTCGVTPHHLFLNEADARRLGNYGEVRPALKPQADVDYLWEHFDEIDVVESDHAPHTKAEKEAGTFGFPGLETTLPLMLAAERDGRLTRAQLVAKLADGPRRVLGLAEEADTFVEVEPVGFEMSAEGMQSRAAWTPFAGRTGFGRVKRVTLRGAVVYEDGVVLAAPGSGRLV